CTTGCAGAGCGGGCGGAAACGTCGGGTGAATGTACGACCGGATCCTGCTCGCGACCGACGGAACGACCGCCTCCGAGAACGCCGAATCCCACGCCATCGACCTCGCGGCGACCCACGACGCCGACCTCCACGCGCTCTACGTCGTCGACGAGAGCGTCTACACGGCCTACAGCGGCGACGAGTACGT
The Halococcus hamelinensis 100A6 DNA segment above includes these coding regions:
- a CDS encoding universal stress protein, with translation MYDRILLATDGTTASENAESHAIDLAATHDADLHALYVVDESVYTAYSGDEYV